The genomic window GATCGGTTGCCAGAAGGCGGGATCCGGCGTGTTGTTGATGATGACCACGCATTCGTAGTTCGGATAGTTCAGCCGCGACAGCGCATCGAGCGTCTGCTTGAGCATCTCGACCGGCTCGAAATAAGCGGGGATGTGGATCGAGACCTTCGGGTAGTAATTCTCCGGCACGTTCTCGACCGGCTTGCCCTTCGTGATCAGCCGCTGCGGCGGCCGGCCGAAAGCGACCGCGGCGATCTCGTCGATGCGCGCCATCGCGATGAGTACGAGCGGAACGAGCAGGATCATGCCCAGCGTCAGCGCGAAGGCCGAGCCGAACAGGAAGTAGTGGCCGTTCCAATAGGCGAACACGGTCGCAGCCCAGGCGCCGACGCCGTTGGCGGTGACCGAGAGCAGGAATGCCTGCGCGGCGGTCGGCTGCGACAGCCGCATGATCGGCAATGACAGCAGGATGCCGACCAGCAGCGCGATGCCCATCAGCTTCCAATAGTCGGAATTCTCGACCGGGCCGGTCCAGGCGAATTTCGGCTCGCGATTGGCGTTGAGAATGCCCCAGTAAGGACCGACGCCGCCTTCGAAGAATTTCCAGGGCTGATCGATCGCCTCGACGATGTTGTATTCCATGCCGAGAGCTTCGGCGCGGCTGACGAAGTTGCGCAGGATCAGCGCCTGCTGGAATGGGCCCGGATCGGCGTTGCGCAAATTGTAGCCGGCACTCGGCCAGCCGAACTCGGCGATCACGATGCGCTTGCCGGGAAAGAGATTGCGCAGGAGGTTGTAGCGGTCGACGGCCTGGTCGACCGCCTGGTCCGATCGGAAGTTTTCCCAATAGGGCAGCACGTGCGCGGCGATGAAATCGACGCTGGAGGCAAGGTCCGGAAAATCGCGCCAGATGTTCCAGATCTCGCCCGTCGTGACGGGAACGCGGACCGATCCCTTGACCTTCTTGATCTTGTTGATGAGGTCTTCGACCTTCTGCTCGCCGCGGAAGATCACCTCGTTGCCGACCACGATGCCGATCACGTTGCTGTTCTTGCGGGCGAGCTCGATCGCCGCTTTGATCTCGCGCTCGTTGCGATCCTCGTCCTTGTCGATCCAGGCGCCGACCGTGACCTTGAGGCCGAACTCGGCGGCGATCGGCGGCACCAGTTCGTTGCCTTCCGTCGCGGAGTAGGACCGGATCGCTCGCGTGAGGGTCGAGAGCTTCTTCATGTCCGCGCGAATCTTGTCGGGGTCGACGTTGATGTCGACGACGTGTCCCGGTTCGAACGGCGTATAAGACAGACTCGGGAACAGGCCCTTGAAATCAGGCGCGGGTTCCTTGTCGCGCAGGATTCCCCAGAGGCCGGCGTGGAGCGCGGACACAAGCAACAGAACGGCGGCGACAACGCGCATCGCGGCTAAACCAAAAGGGGCTGAGGTGGCAGGGCAGCGGATCCGACCCCGAGATCCGACCGAGTCCGCGGCAAAGGGAGCATACCTCTGCCGCGCGGTTTCACAACTGTCATGGCCTCATGTCCTTATGAGGGCATGGCCTTTTCGAACGACGCGTGGCAGTGCCAACCGTGTCTATGGCCGATCGTTCCTGAACGACAGCTGAAACGATCGCGGCTATTTCTGGGGCGCGGGCGTTGGGCTTGGCGCAGGCGAGGGGCTGGCGGCCGGCTGGGGAGCTTGCGAAGTGCCCGAAGCCGGCGCTGCGGCTTGCGAGGCGCTCGCCTGCTGCGGCTGGGAGGCCGGGTTGATCCAGCAAGCGTGCACGCGGCTGTCCAGGGTCTCGGCGACCTTGGGGTCGATCTGCCCGCCGAAGCGGGTCAGGCAGCGGAAGGCGGCCTGGATGTGGCCGCCGGGGCAGCCGAAACGGTCGTAGAGGTCGAGATGGCGGAACGCGGTATCGAGATCATCCCGCCACATCAGCCGTACCACGCGCCGGCCGAGCCAGACGCATTCGGGATTGCCGGCGGGGCCGTTGATGACCTGGGCCGCTTCCGCGAATTCGTCGGTGCGGCGCTGGTTCTGGGCGGCGTCCTTGGCGGCGTCGGCGGGTTGGGCGGCGGCCTTGCTCTGGTCGGGGGCGGGCGAGCCGCTCTGGGCGTAGGCGCCGCCGAGACCGGCGAGAACGAGAAGGCAGGAGACTGCCAAGGTGGCGGCGAACTGCCGCAGGACCGCATTTCGTAACTCGAACACCCGTTGCCGCATGAATTCCCCAATATGTCCGCTGACCGTC from Bradyrhizobium zhanjiangense includes these protein-coding regions:
- a CDS encoding glycosyltransferase, giving the protein MRVVAAVLLLVSALHAGLWGILRDKEPAPDFKGLFPSLSYTPFEPGHVVDINVDPDKIRADMKKLSTLTRAIRSYSATEGNELVPPIAAEFGLKVTVGAWIDKDEDRNEREIKAAIELARKNSNVIGIVVGNEVIFRGEQKVEDLINKIKKVKGSVRVPVTTGEIWNIWRDFPDLASSVDFIAAHVLPYWENFRSDQAVDQAVDRYNLLRNLFPGKRIVIAEFGWPSAGYNLRNADPGPFQQALILRNFVSRAEALGMEYNIVEAIDQPWKFFEGGVGPYWGILNANREPKFAWTGPVENSDYWKLMGIALLVGILLSLPIMRLSQPTAAQAFLLSVTANGVGAWAATVFAYWNGHYFLFGSAFALTLGMILLVPLVLIAMARIDEIAAVAFGRPPQRLITKGKPVENVPENYYPKVSIHIPAYFEPVEMLKQTLDALSRLNYPNYECVVIINNTPDPAFWQPIQDHCRALGERFKFINAEKVQGFKAGALRIAMDRTAADAEIIGILDADYVVDPDWLKDLVPAFADPRVGLVQAPQEHRDGGLSIMHYIMNGEYAGFFDIGMVQRNELNAVIVHGTMCLIRRAAMDMAGGWSSDTICEDSDLGLAIQELGWTTHYTNHRYGQGLLPDTYEAFKKQRHRWAYGGLQIVKKHWRQFLPGRSRLTPDQKREYGLGWLNWLGAESLGVVVALLNLVWVPIVAFADIAIPDKILTLPIIGAFIVSLVHFLSMYRARVAIKPGQMLGAMIAAMSVQWTVSRAVAQGLITEHIAFARTSKGGLSRMSIEFQAFWEAVIGALLVIGAGVLIASNSFRQITEIYVFAGVLVLQSLPFLAAVAIAILELSRINSFQFWRDSAIRSAELIGLRPVALPTPGTPQPVPNEVRREAK
- a CDS encoding beta-1-3, beta-1-6-glucan biosynthesis protein; protein product: MRQRVFELRNAVLRQFAATLAVSCLLVLAGLGGAYAQSGSPAPDQSKAAAQPADAAKDAAQNQRRTDEFAEAAQVINGPAGNPECVWLGRRVVRLMWRDDLDTAFRHLDLYDRFGCPGGHIQAAFRCLTRFGGQIDPKVAETLDSRVHACWINPASQPQQASASQAAAPASGTSQAPQPAASPSPAPSPTPAPQK